In one window of Branchiostoma floridae strain S238N-H82 chromosome 14, Bfl_VNyyK, whole genome shotgun sequence DNA:
- the LOC118430527 gene encoding ubiA prenyltransferase domain-containing protein 1-like has protein sequence MSVTIPTDQENPEEVIKQPNGTAEVEVGTPNGLKPQKKSVFSKYILALRPWSFSASLTPVLLGSALAYRTTGTIDPLLVLIACLAVISVHAAGNLVNTYYDFMKGIDTKKSDDRTLVDHILEPNSVVGLGATLYCIGCGCFVLLVQLSPLSMEHLALLYFGGLSGSFLYTGGMGLKYVALGDVVILITFGPLAVMFAYSVHVGKLTLSPLLYAIPLALNTEAILHSNNARDMDTDNKAKVVTLAILLGQTGSYALYTLLLFTPYILFAILATNFSKWLFLPLITLPLAFSLERDFREHRMTKLPQKTAKLNLPLGLLYLLGCLMAQPGQLPGLS, from the coding sequence ATGTCTGTAACCATACCAACAGATCAAGAGAACCCAGAAGAAGTCATCAAGCAACCTAACGGGACCGCTGAAGTGGAGGTCGGGACACCAAACGGATTGAAACCCCAGAAAAAGTCGGTTTTCTCCAAGTACATCCTCGCCCTTCGTCCGTGGTCGTTCAGTGCCAGTCTGACCCCTGTGCTGTTAGGCAGCGCCTTGGCGTACAGAACAACGGGAACCATCGATCCTTTGCTGGTTCTGATCGCATGTTTAGCCGTTATATCCGTACATGCAGCTGGCAATCTCGTCAACACGTACTATGACTTCATGAAGGGGATAGATACCAAGAAAAGTGACGACAGAACGTTGGTGGACCACATACTGGAGCCAAACTCTGTAGTTGGGTTGGGAGCAACACTGTACTGTATAGGATGTGGATGTTTTGTGTTACTGGTACAGTTATCACCACTAAGTATGGAACACCTGGCTCTCCTGTATTTTGGAGGACTATCAGGGTCTTTCCTGTACACAGGAGGAATGGGACTGAAGTATGTGGCACTAGGGGATGTCGTCATCCTGATTACATTTGGTCCGTTGGCTGTCATGTTTGCATATTCTGTACACGTAGGAAAGCTTACGTTATCACCGCTTCTCTATGCCATTCCGCTGGCTCTCAACACGGAAGCGATCCTGCACAGCAACAATGCGAGGGACATGGACacagacaacaaggccaaagtcGTGACTCTCGCCATCCTTCTAGGTCAAACGGGGTCATACGCGCTTTACACGCTACTCCTGTTCACTCCGTACATCCTCTTCGCAATTTTGGCGACAAACTTTTCAAAATGGCTGTTCCTTCCTCTCATCACCCTCCCACTGGCCTTCAGCCTGGAACGGGACTTCAGGGAACATCGGATGACCAAATTACCTCAGAAGACAGCAAAACTGAACTTACCTCTGGGTCTGTTGTATTTGTTAGGCTGTTTGATGGCACAGCCAGGTCAGCTGCCTGGGTTGAGCTGA